The segment CATGGCTGGTCTGTGTGTCTGAACCCATCCAGTGTGAGGTTTCccctaggggcaacttcacccaaAGCTTCTACTTGACTCATTTGTGCAACtaactaggtatcccctttcaaCTGTTAGACTGGGTACCAATTTGTGATGGATAATATACTCTCTTGACACTATTGCTGTTTTGATCTTAGGGTTTTCTTGGAGAGAGAAAATATTCATGTAATCCACACTACACAGTTGAGTTATTTCCTTTCCTTCTACGCTAATACTGTTAGCCCATGTATCTTTAGCAGTACGTTACTACATCTGTAATAAATGGGACAAGGGTTTCTTCACTTCTGTAGCATGCCGAGTTCAGATATTCCTGTCATGCTGACAGTGGACGGAAACAGAAAAACATCAACAAAGCACAACTGGAAGCAGTCAAATATATTCACAAAACGAAATAAAATATGATGCTCTACACCAGTTGTCAGCTCTGTTAATAGCAGTCAATAGCTACGAGGCTTTGATTTAgtgatctacagtgggggaaaaaagtatttagtcagccaccaattgtgcaagttctcccacttaaaaagatgagaggcctgtaattttcatcataggtacacgtcaactatgacagacaaaatgagaaaaaattatccagaaaatcacattgtaggatttgtaatgaatttatttgcaaattatggtggaaaataagtatttggtcacctacaaacaagcaagatttctggctctcacagacctgtaacttattctttaagaggctgctctgtcctccactcgttacctgtattaatggcacctgtttgaacttgttatcagtataaaagacacctgtccacaacctcaaacagtcacactccaaactccactatggccaagaccaaagagctgtcaaaggacaccagaaacaaaattgtagacctgcaccaggctgggaagactgaatctgcaataggtaagcagcttggtttgaagaaatcaactgtgggagcaattattaggaaatggaagacatacaagaccactgataatctccctcgatctggggcaccacgcaagatctcatcccgtggggtcaaaatgatcacaacaacggtgagcaaaaatcccagaaccacacggggggacctagtgaatgacctgcagagagctgggaccaaagtaacaaagcctaccatcagtaacacactacgccaccagggacccaaatcctgcagtgccagacgtgtccccctgcttaagccagtacatgtccaggcccatctgaagtttgctagagtgcatttggatgatccagaagaggattgggagaatgtcatatggtcagatgaaactttttggtaaaaactcaactcgtcgtgtttggaggacaaagaatgctgagttgcatccaaagaacaccatacctactgtgaagcatgggggtggaaacatcatgctttggggctgtttttctgcaaagggatcaggacgactgatccgtgtaaaggaaagaatgaatggggccatgtatcgtgagattttgagtgaaaacctccttccatcagcaagggcattgaagattaaatgtggctgggtctttcagcatgacaaggatcccaaacacaccgcccgggcaacgaaggagtggcttcgtaagaagcatttcaaggtcctggagtggcctagccagtctccagatctcaaccccatagaaaatctttggagggagttgaaagtccgtgttgcccagcgacagccccaaaacatcactgctctagaggagatctgcatggaggaatgggccaaaataccagcaacagtgtgtgaaaaccctgtgaagacttacagaaaacgtttgacctgtgtcattgccaacaaagggtatataacaaagtattgagaaacttttgttattgaccaaatacttattttccaccataatttgcaaataaattcattacaaatcctacaatgtgattttctggaatttttttctcaatatgtctgtcatagttgacgtgtacctatgatgaaaattacaggcctctctcgtctttttaagtgggagaacttgcacaattggtggctgactaaatacttttttcccccactgtatataccctttgttggcaatgacacaggtcaaacgttttctgtaagtcttcacaaggttttcacacactgttgctggtattttggcccattcctccatgcagatctcctctagagcaatgatgttttggggctgtcgctgggcaacacggactttcaactccctccaaagattttctatggggttgagatctggagactggctaggccactccaggaccttgaaatgcttcttacgaagccactccttcgttgcccgggcggtatgtttgggatcattgtcatgctgaaagacccagccacgtttcatcttcaatgctcttgctgatggaaggaggttttcactcaaaatctcacgatacatggccccattcattctttcctttacacggatcagtcgtcctggtccctttgcagaaaaacagccccaaagcatgatgtttccacccccatgcttcacagtaggtatggtgttctttggatgcaactcagcattctttgtcctccaaacacgacgagtccccactgtacataaaaaTATGCTCGCACTGGATGAAGACCAGCCAATCATGACAGAGCAACTAGAACCAATGAGACATTtattcaaaaaaaataaaaagggatTCTATAAAAATGTAACCTGTCAGAGATTTTGCAAACACACAATACAGAACAAAACAATTATACAGCTGGTTACCTGAGAATTCACCAAATCCCCTAGAATGCATGAAATCAAAGTGAATCATTATGGGGGTGACGACATTGTAATGTGTTACAGAAAACCAAAAGTTAATCGTCATTAACCACCTCCATCTATGAGCTGAATCCTTAATTGTGTGACAGAGAGGGGCACACTGCTACCCCCCGTGGGGCATTGAGCCTCCTAGAGCCAGATCCATGTGTGCTTTGTGTATTCATCAACTGTTCTGAACCTCGCTGTAGTCGTCGCCGTCCTCCTCATTATCAAAGATCTCAGAGAGTAGGAAGAGCTCTTGTGGATCGTTTCTGGGCACCACTTCTCTTGATTTTATCAGAACTTTCAGTCGCTCTTCAAAATTGGGGAGAACTCTACTGTTGAGGAAGTCAATGATCTCTGAAAAGAAAATACAGAAATTAAAATCGGTAAATGCTTCCAGCAAACAAGGTgcatgccaaatggcaccctagtccctatatagtgtactattttttaccagggcccatggTCAAATGGAGTGCgctttatagggaataggtgtgATTTGGGACAAGATCAAAGCGCTCTTCCCCAAAGCATCATTATATTTAAACAGTACGGTCAAGGGGGACCTAGCGACATTTCCTCTCCCTTTATTTCGTCACTGATTACAGTGATTCACATGTAACTATTCTAATGAAATGCTAAAAACCTAGCGATAGAGAATATTGTGTGGTCGCCTGGGGTGGTACAGTGGTCTAAGCAGCTTCCTCGGGCTCACAGGTACTGTGTACTACTGCTGTGAGCATGGGTTTGAATCTGACCCACTGCTCTAgtgctctctcctcccatctaCTTATCTCTTTCTATCCTGTCCAATAAACACAAGAATGACAAAAGGAGTGGGTCTGCCCTACTCCTTTAAAAATAATAAAAGAGGCTAGTGTATATAACAGTAACTTACACCTACCACAGAAGGACATTCTCTCCCACAACGGAACTTTGGCTACTTTTAGCCTGTAGTAATGTATCTGTACGTAGCGAGGAGTAACATCCCTTAAAGGATAAGATCAAATACAAATGTTAGCACATAGCACTGCATTACAACACACATACAtcacactgacatgcactgttgcATTCCACACTCCTAGAAGATAGAAAACGTTTGTAAGAGCTTTGTCATGCATTGATCTAATTCAATGACATCTCAGCGTTGTATTGAGACTTGACAATCTAAAAGTTAATACTAACACAATACAAAACCTTAAATCAGTGAATATGTCAAATTATATAAACCTAACATGACACATTGTCTAAAATGACGTATCATCTGAGTTTAATAACAACCTCTTACCCAATTATGTGAGCAATTTCTTCCCAGTTGATATCTGCAGCATCTTCCACCTGCATTGCATTCAACCTGAAAGGTCAAAAATTACATgaatgctaaatgacgtaaatgtaatgtaaaatgtaaaaattcacCATGCAACAGTTTCACATGAAGATATCAGGACCAAAAGTCTACCTTTTGTCCTGTGTATCACGACAGTGCAGAAAGGTCCAAGTCAACGTCACTAGACTGGGCTAATAAATCTTAAAGTATCAAAAAACAGATTCACCATTGCATAGATTGAATGGAAATCAACACACTTACGCTTTGATCAAATCCACTTTGCCCTGTAAGGATTTCGTGCCTCCACTGAATACTGGTTGTCCATTTGCCATTTTGTGCTTCAAAACACCCAACCTGGAAAAGAAGGATCAAAGATACAGCCTCAAAAGTTCTGAATCTGAACGCTTGTGTAAACAATTCAATGAGAACGGTTTGTTTTGTAACAGCTACCCCTGAAACCCCCTACCCACCATTTTGCTCGACACTGGGACCAGTGGCGCGTTTCAACCGTCTGGCACACATCTGTCCAGGGGATGTTGTTGTACAGCTTGTCTTTCCTAATGGTGGCCGGTCCACTGCCAGGCAATGCCTGTCCCACCAGGTGCTTCCGCACAGCTTCCATTAGTCTTTTCAGTTCTTCCTCGGTCCACGCACCTCTGTTTGCAGCTGAGAAATACACACCAGACAAAGCGAGAGCATTGCCCCAGGTCATACAATGCTAACAACCATTTTCCCAAAAAGATATGTGGAGCAGGATGTCCGGCAAGGATGTCAGAGTCAATATATTAAAGCTGTAATCAGTGAAACTGCCACATTTGTTTGGGATATTATAAAGAAGTTACTTCAAACACGCCACGTTTTTTTTCGCCCTTCGGCCATCATTGCATGCGTGATAGATCTGCGGAAGAATTTTTTTTACCATGATGCTGGACATCCTCTCTTCTGTTTCATCAACAAGACAAAAACAATACCTAAGGCGCTGGGGCGAACAGCGGCAATGTGTCACCTTATGCAGATTCCAGCTTTAAATTCCCAAAGTGCCCAATGACTTACACATCTGAGAAAAACGTTTCTCAAGGGCCGTTTCGCTTCGGCCAGTCAACTGCGAGATCTTCGCCCACTTGTTGCCGTGCAACGTCTGCAGTTTTTTCAAAGAGTGAAGTTCTTTTTTGGTGAACCTTCGGTAAGGAAATCAAGGAAATAAGCTTTCAAAGTGGCGCAATATGTCTGCAAATGTTAGCAAACCGTAAAGTGGTTATATCAGAACAATAGCACAGTTGTGAACACTGTAATTAaagaaaatgtaaataaaatattACTATACTTTCGAACACTGTATATAGAGGCAACATAATGTAAGCCGCCATAGACGTTTATGACCGTTAGGGTCATTTCCTTATAGTAACTAGCCCCGTCTCACCTGCCCTTGTAGTTGCTGCAATCAAACATTTTCCTCCCACGTATATAGACTTGATGCCAAGGCCTGGGTATTCCTTCAGCTGGAACAACAGGTTAGGGAGATGTAAGATCAGTTTTCTGGGAAATTCCTTAGCATACTTTTTGGACCATTGTAGACAATGCTGAAGAACAGGGATGTAATGTGGATAAAGTTCTCTAATCGAATTAACCTGGCTACAAGACGACGTACCTATTCTTTCATGGAATCTGTGCTGACTCTTCAACTTCTTGATATTTGCTTCTTCCTTTTTGAAGCGCTGTGGATGGAAGAGCTTAGAGGCACTCTGAATTCCAGTGAGAGCCAGGAAGTCATAGACGTTACTCACGAGTCGTTTGTTCTCCTGTGCATTGTACCTTCCACTTCGCAGGGAAAGGCCTGGGAACAACAGAAGATTCCACAGGGGCTTAACCGATTGGTTTGAAATGATAAAACATGATAATACATTCAGCCACATCTCTAAACACAACTAACATCTTACATATCATTGCTTACATGTTACATAATGCCGTGATAAACACTCAAAAATATTGAACCATGAGTGGCTGAAGAATAAAAATACCTTGTCTTCGGAATTCCTTGAATCGATCAAGATCATACTTTATCATCTTATGGATCACGTCAGCAGACTTTGTCTCTATATTGGGAATGAACTCTTTGAGATCATTCAGAGCCTGCCAGTCGTCCTCACTGTAGAATAGAGAGGGGAGAAAATCATTAACGTGATGTCTAAACATCTGTTTTGAAACCTCTGAGTTGATAGAGCAAGAGAGACTTGCCTTCCTCTCTGCACAGGAAGGATGAAATTCTGGTACACAGCATTCACAAAAGGTCTGGTTTTCACCAGCAAATGCTACTAGGCAATTCCACAGAAACAGAGTGATGcagagacagatttttcactttaaaatgcatgttgaacaaaaaccaatgattgcaaagttacaCAAACCATACAACTATGCACAATAACTACTTTTAACAAGTTCCACAGAAAATTTTACAAagacatttactggaagaacagTTCAGATGCAcattttggtaacagaatgacgtaTGGGGTGTTGGtgcagtcattctgttaccaaactttgcattgGCACTGTTCTACAAGTAGCCTAAATGTatgtttgtaaaatgttcagtggaaatgGTTAAAAGtcatccttgtgcatagagttgtatggtttgttaaacttttcaatcattggtttttgttggGCATACCTTAAAATGGAAAATCagagtctcagcatcactcttactgtggaattgccctacTGTCAATGGTTGTGTTCACTAGGGAAATCACTCATTACAAATACGCTAGATTCACACTTCAATACGAGTGAACCAGGTTTCTTTCTACTCACCTTAGAGTTTCTTCCTTTAGGCTgggtctgttgtgttgggtcCCTGTATCAACCATGGTTGAATGGGCGCCCTCCTCTGTCTCACCGTTTGTTCCAGCATCATGAGTCCTGTTGTCATTTGGAACGATTAAATCCAAAACATCTACTGCAGACTGAGAGTGGACACTGTCCATTCCCTTGTCTGACTCTCTGTTGTGTTTTCTTTTTCTCCCGCTGCCCTGCACAGCTGCAAACCCTCCATCCGTTTTCGGCCTCTTTGACTTCAATTTTCTTTCAGTTTGTTCTTTTATACCTGGAAGGTCTGCTTTATCTGGACAATCGTTCAgttgactctctctgtgttttttCTTCTTCCGTTTCCTCTTCTCTTTTACATTCTCCTCTACCTCAGTTACCACATCTTTACCTCTCTTGACCGTTTCAGTGTGCAGTTCTATGATTTCTGCATCATCTGCTGTTCTTGAAACTGTCTGACGGCTTTCCGCTCCCTCTTCAAGATCTGTTTGTCTGTTCTTGTGCTTCTTCTTACTCTTTCTGGCCTCATCTGGCGCTGTTACTGCTGAAACATCTACTGCAGGCTTTGAGAAGACACGGTCTATCCCCCCTTCTGTCTCAACTTTATTATGTTTTCTCTTTTTCTTCCTGCTACTCATATTCTCCTCATCAGCAGTCACTCCATCCTCTCCCACCTGTTGTGTTTGAAGATTCTTTGACTTTTTCTTCGTTTTCCCTCCAGTTTGTTCCTCAGGATCTGGTACCTCCATTTCATTTTGAACAACATTTAGTTGATTCTCTTCCTTTCCCTTTTTAcgtttcttcctctctttctccaccacTTCCAGCTCGGTCACTGTTTGCTCTTTATGTTTAGGTTCTTTACCCCTTTCCACTACTGTAAATTGGTGAACCTCCTTTTGATTATGATCAATTGCCGGTTCTTCTGGTCGCCGTTCAGATAGTGCTTtagtctttttcttcttctttttcttcttcttctttttgtctTTTTTACATCCCTCGACTGTATCAGGTGCCACTGATGAGATTTCAGGAGTTTCTTCAAACAAAAGAAGGGATGTTCGAGACAACTCAATCAATAAGAAATTCTCACTTGCCCCCTGTTTAGTGGATGTCGA is part of the Coregonus clupeaformis isolate EN_2021a chromosome 28, ASM2061545v1, whole genome shotgun sequence genome and harbors:
- the LOC121543547 gene encoding transcription termination factor 1-like isoform X2, giving the protein MIEIIGYAAATMLGTSTSTKQGASENFLLIELSRTSLLLFEETPEISSVAPDTVEGCKKDKKKKKKKKKKKTKALSERRPEEPAIDHNQKEVHQFTVVERGKEPKHKEQTVTELEVVEKERKKRKKGKEENQLNVVQNEMEVPDPEEQTGGKTKKKSKNLQTQQVGEDGVTADEENMSSRKKKRKHNKVETEGGIDRVFSKPAVDVSAVTAPDEARKSKKKHKNRQTDLEEGAESRQTVSRTADDAEIIELHTETVKRGKDVVTEVEENVKEKRKRKKKKHRESQLNDCPDKADLPGIKEQTERKLKSKRPKTDGGFAAVQGSGRKRKHNRESDKGMDSVHSQSAVDVLDLIVPNDNRTHDAGTNGETEEGAHSTMVDTGTQHNRPSLKEETLSEDDWQALNDLKEFIPNIETKSADVIHKMIKYDLDRFKEFRRQGLSLRSGRYNAQENKRLVSNVYDFLALTGIQSASKLFHPQRFKKEEANIKKLKSQHRFHERIAEGIPRPWHQVYIRGRKMFDCSNYKGRFTKKELHSLKKLQTLHGNKWAKISQLTGRSETALEKRFSQMSANRGAWTEEELKRLMEAVRKHLVGQALPGSGPATIRKDKLYNNIPWTDVCQTVETRHWSQCRAKWLGVLKHKMANGQPVFSGGTKSLQGKVDLIKALNAMQVEDAADINWEEIAHIIGDVTPRYVQIHYYRLKVAKVPLWERMSFCEIIDFLNSRVLPNFEERLKVLIKSREVVPRNDPQELFLLSEIFDNEEDGDDYSEVQNS
- the LOC121543547 gene encoding transcription termination factor 1-like isoform X1 codes for the protein MPIHAFTFRKQWINVNIVFLLQIEIIGYAAATMLGTSTSTKQGASENFLLIELSRTSLLLFEETPEISSVAPDTVEGCKKDKKKKKKKKKKKTKALSERRPEEPAIDHNQKEVHQFTVVERGKEPKHKEQTVTELEVVEKERKKRKKGKEENQLNVVQNEMEVPDPEEQTGGKTKKKSKNLQTQQVGEDGVTADEENMSSRKKKRKHNKVETEGGIDRVFSKPAVDVSAVTAPDEARKSKKKHKNRQTDLEEGAESRQTVSRTADDAEIIELHTETVKRGKDVVTEVEENVKEKRKRKKKKHRESQLNDCPDKADLPGIKEQTERKLKSKRPKTDGGFAAVQGSGRKRKHNRESDKGMDSVHSQSAVDVLDLIVPNDNRTHDAGTNGETEEGAHSTMVDTGTQHNRPSLKEETLSEDDWQALNDLKEFIPNIETKSADVIHKMIKYDLDRFKEFRRQGLSLRSGRYNAQENKRLVSNVYDFLALTGIQSASKLFHPQRFKKEEANIKKLKSQHRFHERIAEGIPRPWHQVYIRGRKMFDCSNYKGRFTKKELHSLKKLQTLHGNKWAKISQLTGRSETALEKRFSQMSANRGAWTEEELKRLMEAVRKHLVGQALPGSGPATIRKDKLYNNIPWTDVCQTVETRHWSQCRAKWLGVLKHKMANGQPVFSGGTKSLQGKVDLIKALNAMQVEDAADINWEEIAHIIGDVTPRYVQIHYYRLKVAKVPLWERMSFCEIIDFLNSRVLPNFEERLKVLIKSREVVPRNDPQELFLLSEIFDNEEDGDDYSEVQNS
- the LOC121543547 gene encoding transcription termination factor 1-like isoform X3, with the protein product MPIHAFTFRKQWINVNIVFLLQIEIIGYAAATMLGTSTSTKQGASENFLLIELSRTSLLLFEETPEISSVAPDTVEGCKKDKKKKKKKKKKKTKALSERRPEEPAIDHNQKEVHQFTVVERGKEPKHKEQTVTELEVVEKERKKRKKGKEENQLNVVQNEMEVPDPEEQTGGKTKKKSKNLQTQQVGEDGVTADEENMSSRKKKRKHNKVETEGGIDRVFSKPAVDVSAVTAPDEARKSKKKHKNRQTDLEEGAESRQTVSRTADDAEIIELHTETVKRGKDVVTEVEENVKEKRKRKKKKHRESQLNDCPDKADLPGIKEQTERKLKSKRPKTDGGFAAVQGSGRKRKHNRESDKGMDSVHSQSAVDVLDLIVPNDNRTHDAGTNGETEEGAHSTMVDTGTQHNRPSLKEETLSEDDWQALNDLKEFIPNIETKSADVIHKMIKYDLDRFKEFRRQGLSLRSGRYNAQENKRLVSNVYDFLALTGIQSASKLFHPQRFKKEEANIKKLKSQHRFHERIAEGIPRPWHQVYIRGRKMFDCSNYKGRFTKKELHSLKKLQTLHGNKWAKISQLTGRSETALEKRFSQMSANRGAWTEEELKRLMEAVRKHLVGQALPGSGPATIRKDKLYNNIPWTDVCQTVETRHWSQCRAKWLGVLKHKMANGQPVFSGGTKSLQGKVDLIKALNAMQVEDAADINWEEIAHIIGDVTPRYVQIHYYRLKVAKVPLWERMSFCGR